The Longimicrobium sp. genome segment CCGGTGGCCTGGTCAAAGGCGTCGATGTGGCCGCGCACCCCGTACTCCGCGCCCGAGCTCCCCACGACCACCAGGTTCTTGACGACGAGCGGCGCCAGCGTCGCGCTCTCCCCCGCCCGAACGTCGGCGAACGCCTTCTGCCAGACGAGGCGGCCGCTGGTGGCATCGAGCGCCACCAGGTAGCCGTTGGTGGTTGCGTAGTAGACGCGCCCGCCGGCCACCGCCACGCCGCGGTTCACGTTGCCGCAGCAGAGGGGCACGTCGAGCGGGATCTCGTGCTTGTACTGCCAGAGCAGCTCGCCCGTGGCCGCGTCCAGCGCCCACACGTAGCCGTCGTAGCCGGAGATGAACATCACGCCGTCCACCACGATGGGCGCCGCCTCCCACGAGTAGGTGGCGGGGGTGGCCATCAGCCCGACCGGCGCGAACTGGAAGTTCCAGGCGGGGCGCAGGCCACGCACGTTGGAGGTGTTGATCTGGTCGAGGCTGCTGAAGCGCTGGCCGTCGTACGCGCCGTAGTACGTGAGCCAGTTCTGCGGCTCGGCGCGCGCGCGGCGGATGCGCTCGCCGTCCACTCCCTGCGTGACGGGTGGGGCCGAGCCGCGCATCGCCTCGTTGAAGGCCGTCATCGGCTTGCTGGTCTCCGTCACCGGCCAGTTGGGCGGCCTGCTGGCGCACGCGGCGGCGGCGGCGAGGGCGAGGAGCGCGGAGGCGCGTCGGAGGGTTCGGATCATGGTTCTCGCCTCAGTGCCGGGGCTGCCGGGGACGATCCAGCTTCGCTTCCGCGGGGACTTCGCCGCTCACCATGATCAGCCCCAGCATGCCGCGCGGCGCGTGGTTGGCCACGGGGCACCCGAACCAGTAGAGCCCCGGCTGGTCCAGCCGGATGCGCGCGCGCCCGTGCGAGCCCACGGGCAGGAAGAGCGCGTGGCGGTTTCCCGCGTTGGGGAGGAAGGCGGCGTGGTACGAGAAGGGGTCCTCGTTGTAGAAGTCCAGCTCCAGCTCGCCCCCGCGCGGCATCACCACGATGGCGGGGTACCAGATGTACTCGCCCTTGGGCACGCGCACGGTGGCGCGCATCACCCCGTCGCTCCCCACCTTTGCGCGGTCCAGCCCCCCATGCGCAAAGAGCCGCGCGACGGTCTCCTCGTTGGGGTCGTCCACCCGCGGAAGCTCGTTGACCAGCCGCACCACGCGCGGGTTGAGCTGCTTCAGCACGCTGGGCCTCAGCAGCTTGACGTACTCGCAGGACGAGAGGGCCGCAGCCGCCAGCAGGGGCAGCAGCGCGCGGTGAAGGCGTTTGCGCGGCATGGCGCGGCCTCGCGGTGCGCAGGATGGGATACGACGCAGCGCCGGAGCGCCCGTCCATTTTGGACCTTAATCGACGCGCATTTCACGTGCCGCAACATCAGGCGAGTTTGCCGCAGGTCCCAGCATTTTGCCGGCGCTGTAGCGCCCCCCACTAACCTCGCCGCCCCCGCCACCAAAACCCGTAGGGCGCAGCCCCGCGTGGCTGCCCGTGCCCCGCCACGCGCCGAACCCCGCCTCCTCAATCCACCGCGACCGCGATGTTGGACTGGATGTTCCAGCGGATGGTGCTCGCGCCGCTGAAGCTGAAGGGGTTGGAGAGGATGTCGCGTCCGCCATTGGGTCGGGCGAGCAGGCGGTACTGCCCGCCAACCATCGGGCCGCGGTACTGGAGGGACGCGTTCCGGTTGGGCGCCACGCTGCCGAGGAGCTGCCGCGTGCCGCTCACCCCGACCACGTACACGGTGAGGTCGCCCGACAGCGTGCCAGTGTTCTCGATCTCGATCGTCACTCCGCGCTGGCGTTCGCCCGCCGCGCCCGACTGCCCGCCGCCCGAGGTGCTGGCACACGCGCCCGCCACAACGATCATCGCGAAGGCCAGCAGGAAGCGGGGATCAAGGTACTTCTTCATCGTGCCCTCCTCGAAGCGGATGTGGATCGGTTCCAAACACGGCCGGTGCGAAACGCGCGCCAGCCTCATCGCGCGGCGCCCAGCGCCACCGCGACCCCGGTGTACAGCGCGCGCCCCGGCCCCGGCTCGTAGAAGCGCCGCCCGAACGCGTTGACCACCACCGAGGCGTTGTAGCGCACGTCGAACAGGTTGGTAACCCCCGCCGAGGGCGTCACGCGCGCCCGGCCCACGCGCAGCGCCTCCCACCCGGCGCGCACGTCCAGCAGCGAGTACGCGGGCGAGCGGAAGGCGCCCGCGCGGTCGTCGTCGCGCACGGGGATCGAGGAGACGCGGCGCGCGTCCAGCCCGGCAAAGGGACCGCGGGGGGTCGCCACGTTCAGCGTCCCCTCCCAGCGGTGCGGCGCGATGCCAGGAACGCGGATGCCCTCCAGGTCCACCGCCGCGCTGCCGGTCCCGACGACGTACTCGGTGAAGCGCGCGTCGGTGTAGCTGTACGCCGCGCGCGCCGTGACGCCGGGGCGCGGCGAGAGGGCGGCGCTCACCTCCGCTCCACGGCGCCGCGAGCGGCCGGCGTTGCGGAAGAAGGTGCGGTCCGGCGCCTCGGGAACCTGGAAGCCGATCAGCTCGTCCCGGATCCGCGCGTCGTACACGGCGGCCTCCACCCGCAGCGGCCCCGCCTGCGCCTTGCTTCCCAACTCGTACGAATCCGTCACCTGCGGCTCAAGTTCGGGGTTGAAGCCTCCCGCGCCGCCCGGCCGGTTCGCCAGCTCGGTGGTCGTGGGGGTCTCGAAGGCGTGCGCGTAGTTGGCGTACACGTTCACCCCGCGCAGCGCGGTCACGGACACCCCCAGCGTCGGGCTCCAGTGGCCGAGCGTGCGCGAACCGGAGTCGTCGGGGTTGGTGGCGCTCACCAGCCGGTCGTCGGCCGAGAAGCGGAAGCCGTCGTGGCGGAGGGCGCCCAGCACGTCCACCCGTCCGCCGAGCGAGACGGTGGCGAGCGCGAAGGCGGCGCGCGACCGCACCCGCTCCCTCTGGTCCAGGAGGAGGGCGCCGCGTGCGCCGGCCTGGTTGGCGTGGTTGCGGCGGTCGTCGCGCTGCAGCTCCGTCTCGGCGCCGGCCGTCCAGCGCAGCGACGCGGCCCCGCTCCCCGTGCGCCCCGAGAGCGACGCGCGGATGCCGCCCACGCGCCGGTCCAGGTCGATGATGCGGTCGGGGATGGGGTTGTCAAGCGAGCGTGTAAGCCCGTATGCCGCCACCTCGAGCGCACCCGCGCCCAGCGCATGCTCCCAGGTTGCGCCCACCTGGCCGTGGCGCCCCTCCTCGCCGGTGCGCTGCGCCACGTTGCGCGCGAAGGCCTGCGTGCGGTCCACGCGCAGGAGTGAGTCGCTAAGCGAGCCGGGGTTCAGCGCGTCGTAGCGCACGAAGCGCCCGGTGACGCGCAGCTCGTCGCCGCCGCGGCGGTACGACACGACGCCGCCGCCCAGCACGTTCTCCGCCGACGCGTGGGTGCGATAGCCGTCGTAGGCGAGCCGCGATGCGTCGGCCTGGTAGCGGAAGTGCCCGGCGGCGCCCCCCACGCTCCCCTGCGTGCGCAGGAGGCCGTCGCTCCCGGCCACGACGCGCCCCTCGGCCACCAGCGGCCCATCGACGGGGCGGAGCGTCGAGAGGCGGATCACGCCGCCGGACGCGTTGCCGTACAGCGCAGCCGCCGGCCCGCGGATCACCTCGGCGGAGCCCAGCGTCGCGGGGTCGACGTGGTTGAGGGTCGTCTGGCCGTCCGGCATTGTGGCGGGGACGCCGTCCACCAGCACGCGCACGCCGCGCACCCCGAACTGCGCCCGCGCGCCGAAGCCGCGGATGGAGATGCGCTCGCCGAGCGCGTAGTTGAACCGATTGTCGACCTGCACGCCCGGGATCGCCACCAGCGTCTCGTTGAGCGCCAGCCCCGGCCGCGCGCGTGTCAGCTCGGGGCCGCCCACCGCGCTCACCGCGTACGGCGCGCGGACCAGAGGGAGCGGCACGCGCAGCACCCGCACCGCCAGCGTGTCGAGCGCCACCGGCACCGTGTCGCGCCGCACCTCCTGCGCGTGCAGCGTGGAGCAAGCCAGCGCGCCCGCCAGCGGCAGCGCGCGGCGAATCATCGAGAGCATCTTTGCCTGTACGAGGGGAGGACGCAGCATCGTGCGTCCATCCCCCCGCAAGCTTCGGGCAAAGTCAGGTGTCCGGACGTATCAACGACGCCTTACTCGCGCGCCGCACTACCGGTCTGATGCTGACTGCTGAGCGCCGAGACGGTGATGCCTTAGGGGCAGAGAGACGTACGTCCGGACAAAGTCCATTTCTGCCCGCGTCAGCGGCGGTCGACGGTGCATCCCACGGCGATTTCCGTGAGATAACTTGCGAATGGCGGCTCCGCGCCCGGTGTTGGATCAGGGCCACCCGTAAGTACGAGAATTCGCCCATCCTTCAGCGGGACCGCCTTCGTAACGAAGTTCATCAGGGGCACGGCCACGGTACCGGCATCCCGGACACGGGTGTCCGCCGCAGCGTACACTCTCAGCCGTTCGCGTGAGTCCGCATCGCGCGTCAGCCACACCATTGTTCGATCACCGAGCCCGACGATCGCCGGTATGTCCCCCGGTTCCATCTGTGTAAATACTGATCGCTGACTGGTACCTTCGTCGTCAAGCGCCTCCCAAACGAGGCGTCTTTTCTCGGGCCCCCGAGCCGCTTTGAGCCACGATACCCCGCGTGCGTTTTCGCCGCCTGCGGTCTTCAAGACCTCGGGCACGTACTCTGGCGCGGGGTCGTCGACTAGGCGTGGGGTTCCCCAGCCATCGTTGTAATCGGCAGCAAATAGAGCGGGACCGTGCGGACGCCCGCCCGTGAAGTATGACTGCGCGATGAACGCACGTATGCGCCCGTTGATCACGGTGAGATGGACTGACTCTGGTGCTTCCCAGGTCCGCAGGGTATCGGCCGCCCAACCGCTCGGACGTCTGACCAACATGACCAGGCCCTGATTGCCCTCCGCGTTGGAGCGCAGCTCGGAGGAGCGGTCATAGATATAGGCGAAGGCGAGCCCCTGATCTGTTTCTATCGGACCGCTGGCGAGCCGGGGCGAAATCATCGCGGAGCGAGCTCGGGCGACACGCTGGGTTCCAGTCCACCTCCGGCCGTCATAGTGCGCGTACCAGATATCGACCGTCCCGTATGCAAAGAGGCTCCACTTAGTGCCGCGCGTGCCCGTAGCGAATAGCACATGCCAGCCACCCCCTTTTGCGGCAATCGCTTGAGCATCACGCACGCTGTCGGTGGATATCGGGGACGGAACGGTCGAGATCCTCCCGTGTCCGTTCCGCACGATCCCGATCACAGTAGCGCCCGTCGTGTTACTCGGACCATTGAATACGTAAGCAGGGGAGCCGAGAATCAACACGGAGTTCCCCTGGACAGCCATGCTGCTCGCATCAACCAGGATGCGGGAACCGTCAGGTAGCCTGACTGGGCGGGGCGGCCCCGCAGACACCCTGCACTCCTGCCCTCCCGGGTTTGGTCCCTGATTTTGCGCCGGTGCTCGCCCGCACGCTGCTCCCCCACACACCAGGAGTAGGAACGTCGCACGGAGGCGAGCGGCTAGCCCGCGCCCGCTCTTGTGCATCACTTCCCCCTCGCGTGAATAAGCGGCCAATGAACTGCCGGAGGATTGTAATGGTTGGGAACTACGGCTACCGGCATGGAACCCGGGTGGGGTAGTTCTCCTTTTCGACCACAACGTGGCTACCGCTCCGCACAGACTCACACGGGCCCGGCGATCCGCGCCCAACGATTCTCAGCGCGTCGGGCACCGATTGTAATCGGCCGGAACCAAACGGCCAAGGTTGGAGGGAAACACATGTAGTCGGCGAAACACACGTGTGACGCCCTCATTTTCGGCGCGCGGACCGTCTAAGGAGCGTGCGATGATGCGAGTGCGCAGGCGCCGATGCTACGGCGACAGTCCGTGCCGTTCTCCAGAAGCGCGGCGCGAAATCGAACGGAAGTAGCCTGGAAACGAGAAACGGCCGGACGACACGTCGTTGTCCGGCCGCACTCCGCACTCTAGGCGCAACGTTCGTCTACAGCAGGGCATTCGCCAGGCGGCATCAGAGGTCGAACGGTCGCGCGAGCAGGGCGTCGATGGCGGCGCTGGCGGCGGCGAGGCGCGATTCGAGCGGGCCGCGCAGCCGCACCACGGGTGTGGGGAGCGCGGCGAGCTGCTCCACGAACCGCCCGTGCATCCAGTCACGGATTGACTGGCCGTCGCGCCAGCCATCCTGCACGAACGGGAAATCGGGCTCCGCCAGCAGGTACAGGTCCACGCGGTCGCGGCGGCCGATGGCATCCACCTCCTCGTCGCGCCGGCCCAGATAGCGCTCGTGCCAGGTGCCCGTCGCGAACGCGTTGGTGTCGCAGAGCAGCACGCGGTTGGCGGTGCGCGCCAGCCGGTTCTCCCGCTCCTGCTGCCGGGCCGCGATGTCCCGGAACTCTTCGCTCGCCCAGTCCAGCGGCTCCGCGGGCGGCATGGGAAGCACGCCCCCGGCGCCCACCTTCGCCTGCCAGTACTCGCGCCCGAACTCCTCCACCCACGCCGTTTCGTAACGCTCGGCGAGCATCCGGGCCAGCGTGGTCTTGCCGGTGGATTCGGCGCCGATCAGCACCACTCGCCGCACCAGGTACGCGCGGACGCAGGGCTCCACCCACTCCAGGTTCTCCAGCGGCGCCGAGCGCACGGCCGTACCCGAGATGGGGAACGCGGCCCGGTCGCGGTCCACCATCACGTGCCGGCAACCCAGGAGCGCGGCGAAGCGCGGGCCGTAGTCCTCGCTGCTGAACACCACGTCCGGGGCGCGCCCGAGATGCTCCGTCGCGAAGCGCGCCCACTCCCCCAGGTCCTCGCCCAGCTCGTCGGGAACGAGGTGGATCTCGCAGTCCGGATGGATCTCCTCCAGCCAGGCCCTGCGCAGCTCGCCCGGGATCTTTTGCGACGGGTGGTGGGGGAGCAGCACTACGAGCCGGTCGCAGGCGCGGCGCGCCGTCTCTATGAGGTGCCTGTGGCCCCGGTGCGGCGGATAGAACTTGCCGACGACGAACCCCAGCGTCACGCGGCCGCCACCGGCAGCGCCCGCCAGCTCCCCCGCCAGTGAAAGAGGCCCATCGTCGCCATCACCAGGAAGACGGCGTAGAGACCGGCCGTGAGGTACAGCTCCTTGTAGGCGTAGAGCGGGATGTAGATGAGGTCGGCCGCGATCCATGCGTACCAGCTCTCGACGTACTTGCGATTCAGCATCCACTGCGCGCAGAGCGAGATGCTGGTGGTGAGCGCGTCGAAGAACGATGCGCTGCCGCCCGCGAGGCGCAGCGTGATCCAGAGCACGGCGGTCAGCGTGGCGCCCACGGCGGCCAGCCACGCCGCCTGGCGCGCGCCGATGCGGGAGA includes the following:
- a CDS encoding AAA family ATPase, with the protein product MTLGFVVGKFYPPHRGHRHLIETARRACDRLVVLLPHHPSQKIPGELRRAWLEEIHPDCEIHLVPDELGEDLGEWARFATEHLGRAPDVVFSSEDYGPRFAALLGCRHVMVDRDRAAFPISGTAVRSAPLENLEWVEPCVRAYLVRRVVLIGAESTGKTTLARMLAERYETAWVEEFGREYWQAKVGAGGVLPMPPAEPLDWASEEFRDIAARQQERENRLARTANRVLLCDTNAFATGTWHERYLGRRDEEVDAIGRRDRVDLYLLAEPDFPFVQDGWRDGQSIRDWMHGRFVEQLAALPTPVVRLRGPLESRLAAASAAIDALLARPFDL
- the pnuC gene encoding nicotinamide riboside transporter PnuC — translated: MFTNARQQALLASLTAAVTVLAFVGVRLGLSSPLEAAGVATGAVCVWLTVRESVWNFPLSLANVSLFCVLFVGAKLYADAGLQVVYFALSIIGWYLWLHGGERGTALRISRIGARQAAWLAAVGATLTAVLWITLRLAGGSASFFDALTTSISLCAQWMLNRKYVESWYAWIAADLIYIPLYAYKELYLTAGLYAVFLVMATMGLFHWRGSWRALPVAAA
- a CDS encoding MSMEG_3727 family PQQ-associated protein; translation: MPRKRLHRALLPLLAAAALSSCEYVKLLRPSVLKQLNPRVVRLVNELPRVDDPNEETVARLFAHGGLDRAKVGSDGVMRATVRVPKGEYIWYPAIVVMPRGGELELDFYNEDPFSYHAAFLPNAGNRHALFLPVGSHGRARIRLDQPGLYWFGCPVANHAPRGMLGLIMVSGEVPAEAKLDRPRQPRH
- a CDS encoding TonB-dependent receptor, coding for MLRPPLVQAKMLSMIRRALPLAGALACSTLHAQEVRRDTVPVALDTLAVRVLRVPLPLVRAPYAVSAVGGPELTRARPGLALNETLVAIPGVQVDNRFNYALGERISIRGFGARAQFGVRGVRVLVDGVPATMPDGQTTLNHVDPATLGSAEVIRGPAAALYGNASGGVIRLSTLRPVDGPLVAEGRVVAGSDGLLRTQGSVGGAAGHFRYQADASRLAYDGYRTHASAENVLGGGVVSYRRGGDELRVTGRFVRYDALNPGSLSDSLLRVDRTQAFARNVAQRTGEEGRHGQVGATWEHALGAGALEVAAYGLTRSLDNPIPDRIIDLDRRVGGIRASLSGRTGSGAASLRWTAGAETELQRDDRRNHANQAGARGALLLDQRERVRSRAAFALATVSLGGRVDVLGALRHDGFRFSADDRLVSATNPDDSGSRTLGHWSPTLGVSVTALRGVNVYANYAHAFETPTTTELANRPGGAGGFNPELEPQVTDSYELGSKAQAGPLRVEAAVYDARIRDELIGFQVPEAPDRTFFRNAGRSRRRGAEVSAALSPRPGVTARAAYSYTDARFTEYVVGTGSAAVDLEGIRVPGIAPHRWEGTLNVATPRGPFAGLDARRVSSIPVRDDDRAGAFRSPAYSLLDVRAGWEALRVGRARVTPSAGVTNLFDVRYNASVVVNAFGRRFYEPGPGRALYTGVAVALGAAR